The following DNA comes from Halorhabdus tiamatea SARL4B.
CCGGGAACGTGCCACCCGGTCAGCACGGAGTTGTGCTTCGTCGGGTAAATCTCGATCTGCGGGAGGTCACCGTCGTCGTTCTCGCCCCACGCTTCATCGTCTAACTGCAGCACCGGTTCCTTCTTCGCTACCGCCGGCAGGGCACCGGTGTACACGGCGTGAATACCGCTCCCGGATTTGGACACCTCGCACCATGTCGCGCCGAGTGTAGCGAGGAACGCTTTGAACGCCGGGTGAACGTCACCGGTCTCCGGACACCGGACATCGTCACCATCGATGAAGAGAAGCCCGTCGTCTTCTGCGAAGATGTACGCTCGGTGCTCGATTTCCCCGGTCGGGATTACTAAGTCTACCTTGTCACCGGTCCGGTAGTGCCCTTCATGCGACCACTTGTACCGCCCGTCACACGTGCAGCACGGGTCGTCACACCGGTCAGCTGGGCAGTCATCGTCAATGCATTCGACCGGCGGGTCTCGCGTCCCCCACGGTGCGAACGGGTACTTTACACCTTCTTGCGCGCCCATCCACCGCTCGTTCTCGGTGAGCTCGTCCGGGTACGCTCGCCCCTCAGGATCGGTGAATCCGACGTTGGTGAACGCGCCGAATCGCGCTTTTTGTTCGTCTGTGGTTGAGTCTGCTACCATCGTACATGGTATTACCACCCCGTGCCTAATAAACGTTTGCCGTTACACAACTCCGGGTAACACTATCAAAACCATACTCAAAACCCCGCCGCCCGGCACGGCATTAGTAACCAGAATCACTCGTGTCACGCACCCCGGAACAGACCAGGGAACCACGACCACGAGAACGCCGCAGACGCCCGTCAGTCCGCCGCCGTTCCCTCACCGGGCCCGTCACCCTCACGACGTGCGCGTCGTCGTTCACGCGCCGCAGCAGCCGCCTTCGGTTCCAAATCGTCCGGGACCATCCCTTCAAAGTCGTCGCACGTCATGTCGAACGCATCCCGAACGATGTGCAGCCCGGTCGTCGCCCGCGTCAGAGCGACATACCACGTCCGCGATTCGTTCTCTGCCTGTCGTTCATCCTCACGGATACCGTCCCGAACGCGGCCGGTCACGCCCGTATAGACAACGGCGTGTTCTGCTTCGTCGCCTTTCGCGGCGTGCATCGTCCAGAGACGCGTTTCCACGTCACCCGGTTTCTCGGGAAGGTCGTCACCGTACCGTTCCCACGCGCGCTGCATGGCCGTCACGTCACGATCCCGATTCCCGGTGAACCCGGCGTGTTCGTTCACGTACACCAGGTTCTCGATGGACTCCTTTCCTTGCCCGTAGACCGCCCACCAGTCCCGTGACACCATGTCCGCGAGCACCGGCATTGGAACGAGAGACGACGTGTTCGGCATTATCTCTCGCTCGTTCACCCGTGACAGTGCGTCCGACCGCGACCCGTCCAAATACCCCTCGTCCGTGTGCTTGAGGAGCACCCGCGCCTGCCGCGGCGTCAACCGAACATCCGACGTTTCAGGCGTCTTCACCGCCCCGTCACGCTCACCGTCACGGCCGTACTCGTCACCGTCACCCACGACAGACACCTGCTGCGCCGGCCGGACATCCCGGACAGCACGCAACGAGTGCATAACGTGCAGCCGCCGCGCCCAGTTCCCCGCCACGTCTTCCTGCGACTGGTACACGACACCACCAGCATCCAAGCACGCACCGACACCGTCCGCGAGCATCTGAGTCCGCGCCATATGCATCATATCCGCCCCGTACTCCTCGTGCAGCCGGAGCGGGGACTGACTCGCAGTCTCTGGGAACATCCGCCACCCGTCCTGGTCGTCGTACTCCATCGACCCCGGCGTGGTGTGCCGGTACAAGTCACCTTCACCCGCCGTCTCCAACTCTGGCGGAGTCCGGTGCCGGGATAAGATCCTCGCGGCGGCTTCGAAGTGCTCGTCCGGCACCCGGTGGCTCTTCGGGAGTTTCACCGGTTTCAAGTCGGTGCCCACGCGGTCGTTCAGCCCGGTGAATATCTCCGGTGACGCACCGCTGAACGCGTTACACACCTGATCCGGGTCACCAGCCGCGACCGCCGTCCCGGCCGCATCAATCCACTGCTCGAACAGTTTCACCATTAACGGGTACGCGTCGTGGAGCTCGTCAATCACCACGAACTCGTCACCCGGCAACCCGGCCGCGAGCCCGATTTCTAACTGTTCATAGAAGTCGTGACAGTCGTGTTCTCGCTTCCACGACTCCCACGCCTCCACCGCTACGTCGAACGACGCGCTCTGACCCCACTTGTCGTGGAAATCCTGCAGTCGCCGGAACGCGATCGTGTTCGACCGGACCGTCCCGAGGAGTTCGTCGTCAGTGATGTACCTCCACGTCCCGACATCCAGCAGATTCTGCTTCGCGTACGTGTACACCGCGTGGAACACTTCCCACTGCGAATCCCGCCCGTTCACACCGTTCTTGTACTCGATTCCGTGCTCGTCACAGAACGCGCGCGCTGCCTTCCCGTCAACCATCCCGGCGTGAGTCGGGGAATCCTCGTCAATGTGACCTAAGAAATCGGTGACACGCGTAGCGACCGCGTGCGCCGTCCCCCAGTACTCGTACGCGTCTTCTATACCGTCTGCGAACGGGAACACTTCCCAGTCCATCGCTCGCTCCGTGATGCTCACCGCGAGCTCCGTTCGGTACGTCACCACGGTCACGTCGCGCGGGCTCACGTCGTCGTGAGCGTCCACGTACCCCGCGACACGCGCGAGGGACTCCGTCGTCTTCCCCGACCCGGGCGGCCCCCAGAGAAGGACTGAGTCGTCCACGGCCGCGGTGTCTAACCCGTGAACGTACCCGTTCTGCAGGTCCGCGTCCAGGTTCCGGTACACGCCCTGCGAGACGACGTCCTCGAACGCTGTCTCACTAACTCGGGGCATTACTCGTCACCCCCGAACGTGGTCGTGCCGCCGTCCGCAGCCGCTTTCCCGGCGGATGCGAACGTATCAGCTTCCTCAATCGACTGCACGATTCGCGGCATCTCAACCGCCGACGCCTTCAACCGCCACCACCGAATACCGTCCTTCGCTACCGAGCACCCCATCCCGCTGATTTCGTCGGTCGTGACACCGCGAGCGTCCAGTTCCCGAACGAGTTTCTCACGGTTCGTCGCGTAGTCCTCGCAGGCTGCGTCCACCATGCTCGTGGGAACCCAGACTTCGTCGTGGTCTTCGTTGTAGTGCACCGCGCCGTCAGCAGCGTCAACGACTGACTGCCGGTCGTGCGCCGCACGACCGTTCTCGATGGAGGTCTGCAGGTCTTCCCACGCATCTGTCCGCGGGCCTGCCGGCGGTTCCGCCATGCCTTCACCTTTGTCGTCTTCCAAGTCCACAATCACGTTGTTCCACGACAGACCCCACGGTCGTTCCTCGGGACCGAGTGACAGTTTCCGGTACTGTTCCTCCGCCCAGTCGTCTTCGGACGGGTTCCCGGAAATGTCTTCACGGGCCTGAGCGGACGCGTACTCCTCATGCACTTTGACGGGAGCGGCGGTTGAGATCCGGTCGTAGAATTCCTTCTCGTCCCGATGGTCGTTGTTTTCGAATTCAACACTGGTACCGTCGCTGAAGTTGAATTCGAACGTGTACTCGGACACGTGGTCCCGGTTCGTCAGTTCCACTACACGTTCTAACCGGTTCTCGATGTATTCGTCTAACCCGACGCCGTAGTCGAGCGTGTATGCAGACCCGGTTTCTGCGAGTTCTTCGACTTTCTCTTCTGCTTGTTCGCGTTCTACTTCACCGATGTGCGGTTCAATCGCACCGAGGATGCGGTCTCCACCGCCGATGAATTGGATGTTCTTACCGATTTCCCGTGCACGAAGGTCCGCGCGGTCTTTGACGTCCACGGCGGCGTTGTGCTGCGTGGCGATCGCGGCGAGGGCTTCACCGGCTGCAGCGAGTTCTGGACCGGATTCGGTCATGGAACTGGATTCCAGTTGCGTTTGGAGGAGTTCCATGACTGCGTCGGTTTCCTCGGTCGGGCGGTCGGTGGTTTGGTTAGCTGCTTTCTTGTACAGATTCGGACTGTCGTCGTCTTCAGTTTCGATCGTGTAAGTGTACTCGCTTGGCATTACTGTTCACCTGCGATTCCTGCGTTCTCGGCGGCGTGCGCCGGAGTTTCCGGTGTTTTTAAGTCGGTGCGTGTCGTACGGTCATACGAGGTTGGACGGGTCATGGTTTGATTCTCGTCCCCTCGCCGCCGGCGCGACCTGGCAGGGTTCTCCGGCGGCGATTTTGCGACGGTATCTACGTTCTCCGTCAGGGGTTACTCCATACTTTGGTCCCGGGGGTAATAAACGTTTGCTGAGGTACAACGCCGGAAAACACCATCGAGAACCCGGCATCAAACACTAACCATTAAGGGGTAAGACAACGTTGGTAACATAATACCATGACCCCCGAAACCACCGAAGCAACCCTCGAACCCCTCGTCATGCCCACAGACGCCAAAATCCTCACTGGCCTCCAACACGGCACACGAGAAACACCAACCAACCTCGCAGCACAACTCGAAGACACCAGCCAAAACTACACCGCCAACCGCCTCCGCAAACTCGAACTCCGAGGCTACACCCACAGCCCAGGCCCCGCCGACCGCAGCGGCATGTACGAAATCACCACGTGGGGCCGCTACGCCACCGCGCACATCGAGAAACACAACAGATCCTACGACGAACTCTTCCACCGACTCGTCACCCGAGCGTGCGGTGCACAACCCACACCAGAACACGCCTACCCCGACAACATCCCCGAAGAAGACCGTGAAACCCAACCCGCACCCGACCCGTGCGCAGAGACAGACACTACTCTCGTCCAACTCTACAGGCACGTCTACGACGGTCTCAAAACCCTCCACGACATTGATGGCGTCACTATCCCCACAGATTTCCGCGAACGACTCCCACCCACCGACGATGGTAACATGGCGAGCGCCGGCGACGCCGCAGACACCCTGTACACCCTCCACTTCCACGGGTTCGCCGAACGGCGTGACGACATGGAAGCCTACAGTATCACTGACGACGGCCGGCAGTTGGTAAAACAAGACCCGGACCCGTCAACCCTACAGCACGGCGTCCCGCGCGACGAACTCCTCCCCAGTAATTAGTAACCACACACGCGCGTGTGTCCTCCGTCTCAGAACACCTACTCCTCACCAAACGCGGACGCGTCCGGAAGCTCAGGAATACCGCCCCCTCCCGCCAAGTGACTGAGCCTATCCCACGCCGCTCGCGTCTCAACGTTGGTATCACAAACCACCGCAACATCCACCGAATCCTCCGTCACCGCACGCTCCGCCATGTCATGCATCCATGAGCGTATCGAGACGGCCGTTGTACCGGTCGCATCCGCCACGGTGTCCTGCGACACTCCCGTACCAGTGAGCGCCACGCACGCGGCGTACAACGCCGCGCCAGCGAGCGCCGACCGGCGCGCGCCAGCGAACTCACCAGCGGGGAACGTCGTGTCTAAGATGTCTTCTGCGAGCCCGATCGCTCGTGGCGGGATATCGGGAGCAGCTGCAGGGGTTGGTAAGTACTGTTTCGGGTCGAGGTGTTCCGGTGGAACGGTTGTGTCTGTGCTCATATCCACACGTACGTCCCCTACCGGGATAACTTACAGATACGTTATGCGGTGAGTGTTCGTGTGGTGGTGACCGGGCGGTTCGGCCTCTACTATAATACGGGTTCTCAGAATCTAAGCCGAACAAGGGGGTGAGGGTTTATGTGTCTTTAAGTGTGTTCTACTATCACCCCCCATTTAATAGTATATAAACCCTCACCCCCTTATCGAATAGAATCCTGAGAACCCGTAGTATACAGTACGAAAAATCACGTCGGTAGTAACCCACTATGAGACAGAACGCTCGATAGGGAACAGCAACCGTCACACCGGCCGTTAGGCACCGCTGGGCAGTGAACGTGTTACGCAAACCGTTCACCACGACTGCCAGGGTTCGTTCTGTCAGTAAGATACCCAGAATATAAGTGACCAGTCGGGATGCGTCGACGTGCCGCCGTGACCGGCGCGGCGGTCTCACAGAGAGAGTGATGCCGGGAGTGTGTTCCTCCCGGCAACCCCTGACGGGGCAGTGGTTGTGGTGGTCGTGGTGGGCCACCACCCCGCCGCAAAACGACAGTCAGTCAGGCGTTATAAGCCTCTTCGTTTTCCGTTGTCACTCGTCTCGCGGGACTCGTGCTGCAGCGGCGAGGTTGTTCCCGTCCGGGAGTCGCACGAACGCTGGGACGTTGTCTCCACCGACGATCTCTGTGTCAGCTGCATCCGCGGCGTTCTCAAGGAACTCGATGTACTCGTCCTCGAATTTTGCCGTGTCGCCGTTTTCCGTCTCAACTAACGCGTAACCTTCTGCGTCACCGCGGTCCTCGCTTTTCGTGATATTAGTAACGCGCGATAAGTCTGTACTGTCACTGACGCTGTCACGCATTTCCCCACCGTCGTCTATACCGAATACGTTCGATGCACCCGACCACCGCGTATTAGAATCGGCGTCACGCCGGTCCATCAACCCGAGGAGCCGCCCGATCGTGTCACCGGTGTGGTCTTGGTCTGCTTCGGGGACAGTGCTGGCGATTCCGGTCGGGATGTCGTTGTCCAGTGAGTCCATCCCGTCCATAGTATCCGTGTCTACGAGTTCCTGCTGGCGTTCGGAGAGGTCGTGCAGGTCCTCGATGGCCATGACATCGTCGCTCGGGTGGATGTCAGCGGCTGTTTTCCCGCCGATGTACGGAATGTCGGTGAGCGGTGTCCGTCCGGGGTCGTCACCGCTCGCGGGGACGTCGGACGGGAGTGCGAATCCGAGCGTGTCAGGGTCTGTTACGGACTGTTTGATGTCGTGAATGGTTTCTTCACCGACGACATCGGCCCAGTCTTTCATGATGCGTTCTTGTGCAGCTGCTTCGTTGGTAGGATAGTCGCCGTACTCTGCGAGGTCGTTAGCGGCGTCGTACATGTCCTCGGTGTGCTCCGAGACAGCGTGTTCCAACAGGTCAGCGTTCAGGTCGGTGTTCTCGGTGAGCCACACGTCGTCCACGTCCAGGCTGATCATCGGGTCTTGGTGTTCGTTCTCCGGGTCGGTGAGTGTAAGATCGAACGGTCGGAACCCGAGCTGTTCTTCGATGTAGTCAGCTTGTTCGCGCGTGACTTCGGCGTTGAGGTCGGGCGTGAACCCGTTGATATCCTCGATTGCGGTTTCAAGCCGGTTGTCGTCGGTTACTTCTTTGACGGCTTGCAGGATGTCTTTCTCCCCGCTGAATTCTTCGATTGCGTCTGCGAGTTCGTCGGTGGTAGCTTCGCTGGCGACGGCTTGCAGTCCAGGGTCGTCCAGCGCTGCGGTGAGCGTGGTCCGGGGACCGTTCTCGTATTCCGTGTCCGGGTCGTACGAGTCTGGGACTTGCCCCGGTGTTTCGTCTACTGCACCGGCTGGGCCGAGGTACTTCCAGTGATGCTTCCCTCCGCTGTATTCGACGTGGTACAGGTACGGGCCTGCACCGTCGATGGTTTTCTTTACGATAGTTGCCATGCTACGCGTTGGTAGAACACGGGAGGGGATGCGCGACAGATACGTTACTCTGTGAGGATGTTATCGGCTTCGACGGCGTGCATAGCGTCATGCACGTCGGTTGGTAAGTCCTCCCCGCGCATGTCTCGGGACCGGGCTTCTGCGTAGAACTCTATCGGGTCGTGGTCCAGTCCTTGCCCGAACTCCTCGCCGATCGCGTCGCGGTAAGGGTCCATGGAGGCGTGCATGCGGTCCCATACGCCGCCGTCGTTGGCGTCCATGACTGACTCGATGTCCACGTCTGCGTCGTGGTACTCTCGTAAGTGAACGTGGTGCGCGGCTTCGTGCCAAAGCGCGTGCCGGGTGTCCTCAATATCAGTTCCGTACGACGTCACCGACCCGTCGTCGCCGTCACGGTACGTGTCACCGTTCAGCGTTATCGTGGGTTGGTAACCGAGACTGTTCCCGACGATGTCCTGCGGTTCCGGTTCGTACTCCGCGTTCACCCCGGACACGCCCCCGTGTTTCTCCGCGAGGTTCTCTCCCGGAGTGGTCGTGATTTTGTGGATCCCGTCCAGCACACCGGCGTCCCGGAGTTCCTCGATGTCCGCGACCGTGTCACGGAGCCGGTCCATGTCGTCGATGTTGGTGAGTGAGACTCGGATGTCGTGTTCGTGGTAGTGCTCGGTGATTTGATCGACTGCCCACCGAGCTTCTGAGTCGTACCAGTCGTCAGCACCACCGTACGATTCACCGTCCAGTATCCGGTCAAGAGTCCCTTCGTAGTGTGCGCGGTCACGTGGGGCGTCAGCGTGCGTTGTAGCCGCCCCTCCCGTGTCCGGGTCCGTGTGGTCGTCGTCGGTACCGTCGCCGTCAGCACCCGCATCACGGTCCTCTTGCCTGGTCGTCGTGACGGGGCCGGGTGACGTGTCTACCTCCCCGGCTTTTCCGAGGTACTCCCAGTGGTGCTGCCCACCGCCGTAGGTAACTCGGTACGCGTACGGCCCGTACCCGTTGATGCGCTTGTGAACGATCGTCGCCATACTCAGACGCAGGACACCGGGAGGGAAGCGCGACAGATACCGTCTTGAACCGCAGGACACCCGCCCGCCAGCGGCGCGTCGTTAGTAAACCGGCGTATCTGTCAAACTTGGTCATGGGGTGTGTATACTAACATACCCATGGCAGGCACCCCTACACGCCTCAGAACCCGTGAAAACGGTGAAACACGTACAAACAGTGAACAAAACACCGAGTCCAGCGAGGACACGACATCCCAGCAGACGTGCGGCGAATGCGGCGGTGACCTCACCCGCGACAACGGAGAAATCGTGTGCGAGGACTGCGGATTAGTAACCAGCGAGAACCGCATCGACCGAGGGCCGGAATGGCGAGCGTTCAACCAGCAAGAACGCGAGGAGAAAAGCCGCGTCGGAGCCCCTACCACGGACAAACTCCACGATAAAGGCCTCTCCACGAACATCGACTGGCAGAACCGCGACGCGTCCGGGACCCCACTCTCCAAATCCAAGCAGGAGCAGATGGACCGTCTCCGAGAGTGGAACACCCGCAGCAAGACAGCGACAAGCGCCGACCGGACGAAGCAAACCGGGTTAGCGGAAGTACAGCGCATGGCGTCCGCGCTCGGACTCCCCGAACACGTCGAAGAAACGGCGTGCGTGATGCTGAAACAGTGCGTTACCCAGGACCTGATGCGCGGTCGGTCGATTGAAGGCATGGCGACAGCGTGCATCACGCTCGCTGCACGGCAGTGTAACTGCCCGCGGCAGCCTGGTGACGTGTACAGCGTGTCACGGTTACAGGACCCGTCGCGCGTAGATTCTGACATCCGGTACGTCGCACGCGAGCTCGGTGTGGAAGCCGCGCCTGCAGACCCGCGCGAATACATTCCAGGGTACGTCGATGCCCTGGACGTGGACGACCCGGTAGCCGTCCGGGAAACAGCTGTAGACATGCTTGACACCGCCGAGAACGAGAACCTGCACTCCGGCCGCGCACCGACCGCGATCGCGGCCGCAGCAGTGTACTCCGCGACCGTTATCCACATTGAAGGCATCACGCAAGTTGACGTCGCACAATCAACCGATGCGTCCGCCGTCACGATCGGGAAACGGTACCCAGAAATATTGAACGCGTACGGCGTCCCGCAGTCAGCATAACACGGACCCTGCTGGTTGGTAACTGTGTTACGCAGGTTCTGGCGCGTTCAAACCAGGCGTGAGGGTATCACCGTCCCTGTCGATGTACTCATTTTCCACGAGTCGTGGGAGCACCGCTCGAACTGTGAGCTGCGTAACACCAGTCAGTTTGGTAAGACCACGGATTGTGATGGAACCGTGCAGTACAACGACCGCAACGATTGCCTGTGACCGAGCGTGTAACTCTCTCATTAGTAACCGTGAGAGACCGTGTTATTCGACCTTCGGTGCGAGCACGATCGAATCATCGTTCCCGAGCTCGATTTCGAGCGGGTGCGTGTCGTCGTTCCCGGAACGCATCACCGCGTCGTCGGGCAGCACAGGGTCGAGTAACTCCCAGTACGTGCTTGAGTACCGCGACTCCCCACCGCCCGCTGTCTCCATGTGCACCTCGCCGTCACGGTGTTCCACGGACTCCACGCGAGACATTTCATCCTGACTTATCCCACCCCAATCCTCACCGGTCGGACCGACTGACACCGTGTCACCCTGATCGGACGCGTACAGGTCGTCTATCCGCGAGTCAGTCATTTGCAGCGCACCGATAACGGCCGTCGCCGGGTCACCAGAACGGTCTGAGACGCGTGCGACGACGTCACCGACTGCGTCCGTGTTCTCCTTGATGTCAACGTCCACGGCAACGCGCTCACGCTGCAGGCTGGATAACTCACCGTAGTCTTCTAACGCGATCTCGTCACCGTTCGGATGGTTTTCTTTCGCCGTCGCGGGACCGACACCGTACAGGTCTGTGACCGGTGTTTTCCCCTTCTCGCCGGCGTTCGTTGGTATCGTGTCCGGGTGCGCGAACCCGAGTGCGTCCGGATCGCTCGCTGTGTCCTTCGCCTTCCGGACTGCGTCGACGCCGACTGTGTCCTCTAACGCCGCTTGCACGCTCGCTTGCTGATCCGGTTCTGCCACGCGCCACGAGTCAGTGACGGAGTCCACGACACCGTTCACGAGGTCAGCGGCAGCGTCCGCGTCGGTCGGCATCCGAATATCCGTGTTGGTAAGCGTGACACTGTACTCGTCGTCTTCATCAATCTCACCGGGCCGCACACCGATTTTCGCCTCAATCGTATCGAGAGCCTCACGGACTTCGTCTTCGTCCGCGGGGATGTATTCACTCGTGGTGGTACTCGTTCCGAACGAGTTCGACCGTCGTTCGGTTTGGATCGTGTCGATGGCGTCTGCGAGCTCCGGGTCGTCGGTGTCCATCAGGTTGAGGAGTGACCGCATGTCCCCGGAGTCGTATGCTTTGCTGCCTTCGACTGCGAGGGCGTCTACGAGGTCCTCGTACGTGCCTGCAGCGTCGTCTCCGTCCAGTCCGTCAAGGAGTGCGGCCGCTGCCGGGTCGTCCACACGCGACCGTGTAACCCCGTTCACGGCGTGTTCCGTCTCCGGTTGGTAATCATCCGGAACCGGACCGAGTTCCTCGTCAACCGCGCCGGCCTTCCCGAGGAATTCCCAGTTCTGCTTCCCACCACCAAGGTGCGTGACCTTATACAAATACGGCCCGTACCCATTCACCGTCTTGCTGATTATTGCTGCCATTACACGTGTTAGTAACGTGTAGACCGGGATGCCCGACAGATACGCCCGTAAAAACCACGAGCCACCGGTCAGTCAGCCGGGGATTCCGAGTACTCACACGCGTTAACCCCGGGCGCGAACGAGTCTAACCGGTCCTGCGCGCCCACGTCCCGGTCACGGAGCTTCACGAGGAACCCTTGCGACGATAAGTATTCCACTACGTCCGTGTTCTCAGCTGCGTCGCCCCATACGAGCACGAGAGACGGTGCAGGCGCGGAATTCGCCGCCTCACCGAACGACAGCCGGCCTTCAACGAAACACGCTAAGTCAGCTGTCGTCGCGTGGTTGTGGAACCATTGAGTACTGGTTCGGGCGAACACTAAGGAGATGATCGAGTCCACTGCACCGCGGTGGTACTCGTTGCGCGCGTACTCTAACCAGTCACTGACAGTCGAATACGGCGGGTTTAGCCACACGTCACCGTGCCACGGAATAGACAGCCCATCTTCGTCTTTGGTAACGTTCCGTTCCGCGAGGTTCGATGATGTGCTTGCCGACGGGTCTAAGTCGAATCCGGAGACTGCATCGATGAGCGGTTCGACGAACTCACCTGGTGTGTCGTGGTCGTCGTCGCCTTCCTCGTACACGTGCCCGACTGAACTGAACGTCATGTACGTTGGTAACCCGGACACGGGTAACACCGGGAGATACGCGGAGTGTACGGAGACCGCGTAACACTGAACGTGATCGGAAAAGCAACGGGTAGGGGTAAAGCGAATGGGAGAAGCGTTGATGGTAGCAAGCAACCCAAGCAGATGCTGTCAATCTGTGTTGGAGTGCTCCTCCCAGTTACACGTAAGTCGCGGAGGGGGATAAACGACAGATACGGTGCTGCGACCGTCACTCGCGCCGCCGGTCACCGCATGTCGTTGTAGAGTTCGTTGGCTTGCTCGTCCACCCACGCTTCCGCAGCGAATCCTGAATCACCCCACAGGGCCAGGGCATTCAGCACCGCTTCACGGCACTCCACTCGATTCGGCGCGGTGTCAGTGTCAGTGTTGGTAAGCTGGTCAGCGGCCGCGCGTTGGACGGCACTGGGGAGGTTTTCCGGTGTCATGATGTGCTCGTAGGTAACTCGTGTGATGGGGAGAACGACAGATACGCTCGGGAGAGAAGACTGAGAGATACAGCCAAACGAAGGACGCACACTTATAACGCGAACGTGAGAAGAATCTCTCATCAATGAGCGGTCTCACGGAATCTCTCGCAGAACACCTCCCCGACGACTTTGACGAAAAAGTCACAGACCCGGACCACGGCGAAGAAACAGCAGCGAAAAACTACGGCGTCCCGATACTGAAAGAACTCGGGTTAGAACACGCAGACTACGAAGAAATCATCGAATCCGGCGACCGTCCAGACTTCGTTTGGGAAGACAAAGACGGTGTCACACGAATCGTTGGTGAACTCAAGAAACCGTGGGACGAAGAACATAGTGACGATGACCCCCGGTACAAAATCGAGCAAGCGATCAGCGAAGCCCGCGTCTACAACGACCAACTCCGTCTCAAATACATCCTCGCAACCGACGGGCGGTACATCTTCTTCAGCAACGAATACGAAGACCCGCCAGTAGAACTCGAACTCGACCTACTCCAAGTTTTCAACGACCCGGGCGACGACGACGTCGAACAGACCGCAGCGCAACTCAAAACACGTATCACCGGGACGTACGACGGCGAATGGAACGATGAACCCAGCCAACGCGATATCAGCGACCCGGAGATATTCGAGGAATTCATCGAAGCGTCACGCGCTGCACTCAACGACGACCTACTCCCGAGCATCGAACGGTTATTCGAAGTATATGAAGACCAGTACGAACAGTTCGAAGAAGAACGAGCGGAGATAGAAACGGAACGCGAAGAACTCCGTGA
Coding sequences within:
- a CDS encoding DNA N-6-adenine-methyltransferase, producing the protein MYEEGDDDHDTPGEFVEPLIDAVSGFDLDPSASTSSNLAERNVTKDEDGLSIPWHGDVWLNPPYSTVSDWLEYARNEYHRGAVDSIISLVFARTSTQWFHNHATTADLACFVEGRLSFGEAANSAPAPSLVLVWGDAAENTDVVEYLSSQGFLVKLRDRDVGAQDRLDSFAPGVNACEYSESPAD
- a CDS encoding cyclin family protein → MSTDTTVPPEHLDPKQYLPTPAAAPDIPPRAIGLAEDILDTTFPAGEFAGARRSALAGAALYAACVALTGTGVSQDTVADATGTTAVSIRSWMHDMAERAVTEDSVDVAVVCDTNVETRAAWDRLSHLAGGGGIPELPDASAFGEE
- a CDS encoding AAA family ATPase; the protein is MPRVSETAFEDVVSQGVYRNLDADLQNGYVHGLDTAAVDDSVLLWGPPGSGKTTESLARVAGYVDAHDDVSPRDVTVVTYRTELAVSITERAMDWEVFPFADGIEDAYEYWGTAHAVATRVTDFLGHIDEDSPTHAGMVDGKAARAFCDEHGIEYKNGVNGRDSQWEVFHAVYTYAKQNLLDVGTWRYITDDELLGTVRSNTIAFRRLQDFHDKWGQSASFDVAVEAWESWKREHDCHDFYEQLEIGLAAGLPGDEFVVIDELHDAYPLMVKLFEQWIDAAGTAVAAGDPDQVCNAFSGASPEIFTGLNDRVGTDLKPVKLPKSHRVPDEHFEAAARILSRHRTPPELETAGEGDLYRHTTPGSMEYDDQDGWRMFPETASQSPLRLHEEYGADMMHMARTQMLADGVGACLDAGGVVYQSQEDVAGNWARRLHVMHSLRAVRDVRPAQQVSVVGDGDEYGRDGERDGAVKTPETSDVRLTPRQARVLLKHTDEGYLDGSRSDALSRVNEREIMPNTSSLVPMPVLADMVSRDWWAVYGQGKESIENLVYVNEHAGFTGNRDRDVTAMQRAWERYGDDLPEKPGDVETRLWTMHAAKGDEAEHAVVYTGVTGRVRDGIREDERQAENESRTWYVALTRATTGLHIVRDAFDMTCDDFEGMVPDDLEPKAAAAARERRRARREGDGPGEGTAAD
- a CDS encoding transcription initiation factor IIB, encoding MAGTPTRLRTRENGETRTNSEQNTESSEDTTSQQTCGECGGDLTRDNGEIVCEDCGLVTSENRIDRGPEWRAFNQQEREEKSRVGAPTTDKLHDKGLSTNIDWQNRDASGTPLSKSKQEQMDRLREWNTRSKTATSADRTKQTGLAEVQRMASALGLPEHVEETACVMLKQCVTQDLMRGRSIEGMATACITLAARQCNCPRQPGDVYSVSRLQDPSRVDSDIRYVARELGVEAAPADPREYIPGYVDALDVDDPVAVRETAVDMLDTAENENLHSGRAPTAIAAAAVYSATVIHIEGITQVDVAQSTDASAVTIGKRYPEILNAYGVPQSA